CGCCGAGACCATCGGCACCCGTGACGCCGTCGCGGACTTCATGGACGTGACCGTCGTCAACATGCTGCCCCTCCAGAGCGTCGCCGAGCAGGACGCGCGGTACGGGCCGAAGCTGCACGACCGCGATCCCGACCTGTGCTGCGCCCTGCGCAAGGTGGAGCCGCTGGACCGGGGGCTGGCGGGCTACGACGCCTGGGTCACCGGCCTGCGCCGCGAGGACTCGCCGACGCGCGCCGACACGCCCGTCGTCGGCTGGGACGCCAAGCGGGACATGGTGAAGATCTCGCCGCTGGCCCGGTGGACGCAGTCCGATGTGGACTCGTACGCCGCGGAGCACGGCGTGCTGCTCAACCCGTTGCTGGCGGCCGGTTACCCCACCGTCGGCTGCGCGCCCTGCACCCGCCAGGTGCAACCGGGCGAGCACGCCCGCGCGGGCCGGTGGGCCGGCCTGGGCAAGACGGAGTGCGGCCTGCACACCTGACGCCGGGCGCGTCCCGGGAGCACCACGGCCGACAGCCCTCCGGCCGGTCAACATCCCTACCACCACAGAGGACACGGTGTGACGACGGCGGCAGCGGTGAGCGAGTGGACAGACGACCCCTACGCCCTGACCCACCTCGACGCCCTCGAATCCGAGGCGGTCTACATCTTCCGCGAGGTGGCGGGCGAGTTCGAGCGGCCGGTGCTGCTGTTCTCCGGCGGCAAGGACTCCGTGCTGATGCTGCGCCTGGCGCTCAAGGCCTTCGCCCCGGCGCCGCCGCCGCTCACGCTGATGCACGTGGACACCGGGCACAACTTCGCCGAGGTGCTGCACTACCGGGACCGCGTCGTGGCCGAGTGCGGGCTCAAGCTGCACGTCGTCTCGGTGCAGCAGTACATCGACCGCGGCGTGCTGCACGAGAGGCCGGACGGCACCCGCAACTCCCTCCAGACGCTGCCCCTCAACGACGCGATCCGGCAGCACCGCTTCGACGCGGTGTTCGGCGGCGGCCGGCGCGACGAGGAGAAGGCGCGGGCCAAGGAACGGGTGTTCTCGCTGCGCGACGAGTTCTCCCAGTGGGACCCGCGGCGGCAGCGCCCGGAGCTGTGGCAGCTCTACAACGGCAGGCACGCGCCGGGCGAGCACGTCCGGGTGTTCCCGCTGTCGAACTGGACCGAGCTGGACGTGTGGCAGTACATCCACCGCGAGCACATCGAGCTGCCGGACCTGTACTACGCCCACCGGCGCGAGGTGTTCCGGCGGGACGGGATGTGGTTGGCGCCGGGTGACTGGGGCGGCCCGCGGGCGGACGAGCCCGTGGAGACCCGGATGGTGCGCTACCGCACGATCGGCGACATGTCGTGCACCGGCGCGGTCGAGTCCGACGCGACCGACCCGGCCGCCGTGGTCGCCGAGCTGACCGCGTCCCGGCTGACCGAGCGCGGCGCGACCCGGTTCGACGACCGGCTGTCGGAGTCCGCGATGGAGGACCGCAAACGCGAAGGGTACTTCTAGCCATGGTGACACCCGGCACGACGACGACCACCCTCCTCCGGTTCGCCACCGCGGGCAGCGTGGACGACGGCAAGTCCACCCTGGTGGGGCGGCTGCTGCACGACTCGAAATCGGTGCCGGCGGACCAACTGGCGTCGGTGGACCAGGTCTCCCGGGACCGGGGCGGCGAGGGCATCGACCTGGCGCTGCTGACCGACGGGCTGCGCGACGAGCGCGAGCAGGGCATCACCATCGATGTGGCCTACCGCTACTTCGCCACGCCCCGCCGCCGGTTCATCCTCGCCGACACCCCGGGACACGTGCAGTACACCCGGAACATGGCCACCGGCGCGTCCACCGCCGAGTTGGCGATCATCCTGGTGGACGCCCGGCACGGCGTGGTCGAGCAGACCCGCAGGCACGCGGCCATCACGGCGCTGCTGCGCGTGCCGCACGTGACGCTCGCGGTGAACAAGATGGACCTCGTCGACTGGTCGGAGCGCAGGTTCCGCGAGATCGCCGACCAGTTCAACGCCTACACCGACACCCTGGGCCTGCCCCGGGTCACCGAGATCCCGATCGCCGCGCTGACCGGTGACAACGTGGTGGAGCCCTCCGCCCGGATGCCGTGGTACGACGGCCCCACCGTGCTGGAGCACCTGGAGTCGGTGCCGGTCAGCCACGACCCGGCGTCGTTCCCCGGCCGGTTCCCGGTGCAGTACGTGATCCGGCCGCGCGGCTCGGCGCACGCCCACTACCGCGGCTACGCGGGCCAGGTGGCGTCCGGCGTGCTGCGGGTCGGCGACCGGGTCACCGTGCTGCCCGCCGGCACCACGTCCACCATCACCGGCATCGACGCCCTGGGCGACAGCGTGCCGGCGGCGTGGGCGAGGCAGTCGGTGACCATCCGGCTGGCGGACGACCTGGACGTGGCGCGCGGCGACCTCATCGCGCCGGCCGACAGCGCGCCGACGCCGACCCGGGCGGTCGACGCGATGGCGTGCCACGTCGCGGCCCGGCCGCTCGTGGTGGGCGACCGGGTGCTGCTGCGGACCACCACCCGCACGGTCAAGGCGATCGTCGAGGGCATCGAGGTCCAGCCGGGCGTGGAGGACGCCGCCAGGTGGGCGGGCGAGGGCGGGCGGCCCGCGGACCGGTTGGCGGTCAACGAGATCGGCCGGCTGGCGCTGCGCACCGCCGAGCCGCTGGCCGTCGACGCCTACGCCGACTGCCGGTCCACCGGCTCGTTCCTGCTGATCGACCCGTCCGACGGCGCCACGCTGACCGCGGGCATGGTCCGGTCCGCGCCGCGGGCCGACGGCCTGCCCGATTGGGGCTGGTGAGGATGGCGGTCACCGCCCTGGCGGCCCGCGCCCGGCACGCCGCCGTGGTGCTCGCCGCGCTGGTGCTGGCCGGCTGCGGCTACGGTTCCCTGCGGGACGCCGACCCCACCCCGGTCGCGGCGAGCGGTCCGAAGCTGTCCGTCGACGAGGTCCGCATCGGCCACCTGCCCAACGTCACCCACGCGACCCCGCTGGTCGGCGTGCGCGACGGGTTCTTCGCCAAGGAGCTGGGCGGCACCGGGGTGGCGGACGTGGTGTTCAACGCCGGGCCGTCGCTCATCGAGGCGTTGAACGCGAACGCCGTCGACATCGGCTGGATCGGCCCGTCGCCGATCGTCAACGGCTACGCGCGGGCGGGCGGCGTGAACCTGCGGGTGATCTCGGGGGCCGCGTCCGGCGGGGTGCGGCTGGTGGTCCGCCCGGAGATCGCGTCCGCGCAGGACCTCAGGGGCAGGAGGATCGCCTCGCCGCAGCTCGGCAACACCCAGGACGTCGCCCTGCTCACCTGGCTCGCGGAGCAGGGGCTGCGGGTCGACGCGCGCAGCGGCCGGGGCGACGTCTCGGTGGTGCGCACCGACAACGCGGAGATGCCCAGCGCCTACCGGACGGGCGCGATCGACGGCGCGTGGGCGCCGGAGCCGACCGCGGCGAAGCTGGTGGCCGAGGGCGGCAAGGTGCTGCTGGAGGAGTCGGACCTGTGGCCGGACGGGGAGTTCGCCACCACGAACGTCGTGGTGTCGCAGCGCTTCCT
This region of Saccharothrix longispora genomic DNA includes:
- a CDS encoding sulfate adenylyltransferase subunit 1, translating into MVTPGTTTTTLLRFATAGSVDDGKSTLVGRLLHDSKSVPADQLASVDQVSRDRGGEGIDLALLTDGLRDEREQGITIDVAYRYFATPRRRFILADTPGHVQYTRNMATGASTAELAIILVDARHGVVEQTRRHAAITALLRVPHVTLAVNKMDLVDWSERRFREIADQFNAYTDTLGLPRVTEIPIAALTGDNVVEPSARMPWYDGPTVLEHLESVPVSHDPASFPGRFPVQYVIRPRGSAHAHYRGYAGQVASGVLRVGDRVTVLPAGTTSTITGIDALGDSVPAAWARQSVTIRLADDLDVARGDLIAPADSAPTPTRAVDAMACHVAARPLVVGDRVLLRTTTRTVKAIVEGIEVQPGVEDAARWAGEGGRPADRLAVNEIGRLALRTAEPLAVDAYADCRSTGSFLLIDPSDGATLTAGMVRSAPRADGLPDWGW
- the cysD gene encoding sulfate adenylyltransferase subunit CysD, which gives rise to MSEWTDDPYALTHLDALESEAVYIFREVAGEFERPVLLFSGGKDSVLMLRLALKAFAPAPPPLTLMHVDTGHNFAEVLHYRDRVVAECGLKLHVVSVQQYIDRGVLHERPDGTRNSLQTLPLNDAIRQHRFDAVFGGGRRDEEKARAKERVFSLRDEFSQWDPRRQRPELWQLYNGRHAPGEHVRVFPLSNWTELDVWQYIHREHIELPDLYYAHRREVFRRDGMWLAPGDWGGPRADEPVETRMVRYRTIGDMSCTGAVESDATDPAAVVAELTASRLTERGATRFDDRLSESAMEDRKREGYF
- a CDS encoding phosphoadenylyl-sulfate reductase; the protein is MTRSSTPDLAELAGQADRRLAEASAEEVLEWAASTFGERLCVASSMADTVLVHLASRVAPGIDVLFLDTGYHFAETIGTRDAVADFMDVTVVNMLPLQSVAEQDARYGPKLHDRDPDLCCALRKVEPLDRGLAGYDAWVTGLRREDSPTRADTPVVGWDAKRDMVKISPLARWTQSDVDSYAAEHGVLLNPLLAAGYPTVGCAPCTRQVQPGEHARAGRWAGLGKTECGLHT
- a CDS encoding ABC transporter substrate-binding protein; the protein is MAVTALAARARHAAVVLAALVLAGCGYGSLRDADPTPVAASGPKLSVDEVRIGHLPNVTHATPLVGVRDGFFAKELGGTGVADVVFNAGPSLIEALNANAVDIGWIGPSPIVNGYARAGGVNLRVISGAASGGVRLVVRPEIASAQDLRGRRIASPQLGNTQDVALLTWLAEQGLRVDARSGRGDVSVVRTDNAEMPSAYRTGAIDGAWAPEPTAAKLVAEGGKVLLEESDLWPDGEFATTNVVVSQRFLAEHRDVVAAVLRGSVAANAWINANPGPAKESVNGALRRLTGKALPAEVIDRAWESVEFTDDPLASTLETQAGHAAHVGLIEPPDLRGLYDLSLLNDVLRAAGRPAVTDSGLGAK